Proteins encoded together in one Penaeus vannamei isolate JL-2024 chromosome 11, ASM4276789v1, whole genome shotgun sequence window:
- the LOC113808553 gene encoding uncharacterized protein: MLASSMSLLRPLVLALCLLLALDLQAQVEARQAFKGDPGTLGDAGFDLSQYKVSDAAKSRAKRYFVSFPSSSTLTFNNKIKVPLFKKFDSNISGVFKGLIKATYTLPSDTVTVGRAKIDEDRLTTYNSLETVFSNFGIDGHQCLLKAICETAETTASEYGLIGELLSLLLSPNHALDEAKDGLLEYTAAESYGRDVGNCDLAYSSCPLTLGELLKTGVSILQGSMSRFVGM; encoded by the exons ATGCTTGCCTCATCGATGTCGCTGCTCCGGCCGCTGGTCCTCGCCCTCTGCCTCCTGCTCGCCCTCGACCTCCAGGCGCAGGTGGAGGCCCGGCAGGCGTTCAAGGGCGACCCGGGGACCCTCGGCGACGCGGGCTTCGACCTGTCCCAGTACAAGGTCTCCGACGCGGCCAAGTCTCGCGCCAAGAGGTACTTCGTGAGCTTCCCTTCGTCGTCGACGCTCACCTTCAACAACAAGATCAAGGTCCCGCTCTTCAAGAAGTTCGACAGCAATATCA GCGGCGTGTTCAAGGGCCTCATCAAAGCGACGTACACTCTGCCCTCTGACACGGTGACGGTCGGGAGAGCCAAGATCGACGAGGACCGCCTGACCACGTACAACTCTCTGGAGACGGTCTTTTCCAA CTTTGGCATCGACGGGCACCAGTGCCTCCTGAAGGCCATCTGCGAGACGGCCGAGACAACAGCCTCAGAGTACGGTCTCATCGGGGAGTTGCTTAGCCTGCTGCTTTC ACCCAACCATGCCCTCGACGAAGCGAAGGACGGCCTCCTCGAGTACACGGCTGCCGAGTCCTATGGCCGCGACGTCGGGAACTGCGACCTGGCTTATTCCTCGTGTCCCCTGACTCTTGGCGAGCTCCTGAAGACGGGAGTGTCTATCCTGCAGGGGTCCATGTCGAGATTCGTTGggatgtaa